aacaacagcaacaaaaactacaacaacaacaacttccTCCTGTCTTAATATAACCACTACAGTATCGTCCACTTCAACAGTAAGACCAGTAACACCATTAACAACCCTTCCGACTCCGACGACTCCTCCCAGCCCAACGTTTTCACCGACGGCAcctgccaacaacaacagcaaccactCTTTGGAGAACATCTCAAACAACTCGTCTGTGGCTTCAAGCACAAGCATAAGCGAACCAgaaccaccaccaacaacaacagcaattgcaagtcagcagcagcaaacagcaacagattTAGACAAGAAGGTGgtgaaaaataattaaaattcaaataaaacaaaacaaagcaataAGAGATAAGAAATATAACTACTAACAAATAATTAATGCCTACTGCTATCGTTGTAGACACGCAGACCAGACAAAAGACCACACACTAACCTTTGACATTCTCTTCCACTCCTCTTGTCCCCACTAGGATGAGGCGGTGATTTCTGCTGGCACGTCTCCGGTGTCTCTCTCCGGTTCGTCGAATCCACTTTCACGAAAACGCCCAAGGTCGTCAATCAAAACTAAGGACCACGACGACCTTtcaaaaaacaagaagagaAATCGTGGGCCACCACCAAGACTCATCTGCGCGGATGACGACGATCCAGAGGAAGTGTTGGCACCCGCGACGACCAATCGACGCAAGAGTGTTTACTCGGAGACAggcaaaaagccaaagccaaataTTTTCGACGAGCTCTATCGCGTGCCGTTCAAATACGGCTGGACGCGTGAGGTGGTAATTCCAAGACCTACTACCAACAGGTCGAATCACATATTCTACACATCGCCCTCTGGCAAGAAGTGCCGAAAAATTGGTGATATTATACCAATGCTGGATGGGCAACTCACCAAAGAACATTTTATCTTCGGGACGCAAATCCTGGGTGCCGAACCCCAGTACGAGACGGTCCGCCAGGCCTTGAGTCGTGAAGAGCACATTGCCGCGTTAAATGAGCGCCGCAAATCGACGGCGGCCGACAAAACAAATGATAAACAGAAACGTCGTCAGACCATCGGAGCCGAGTCCCATTCGAAGCTCCAGGCAGAAGCTGGCAAAGCGGCGTTTGGCAAACGTCTCAAATCGATCGACGATTTTCTGTCGATGGCAGACGAATCTATGACACGTCCAGCACTCGAACCTGTGAAACCATTCGCACTCGAACCTATGAAACTGCTGGCAGCCAAAGTGGTGGAAGCCCCTGTAATGGGCAAACGCATACCCAAGCCGAAGTTGCCGAAGGGCGCCGGCTCTGTCCCTGAGGGATGGACCGCCACCATGGCCGTCAAGGGGAATGCGCGCCTCCTTGCCGCCGCCATAAATGGGAACGCCAGAGCTGCTGCATCTTCGACCGTAACCAGCAGTTCATGGTAAGCATGTCCCTTaccctgttcctgttcctgagTTAATTCTGACCCTAATCCCTTACTCTGTAGCGCCGCCCCAGTGCGCCAGGAAACGCGCAAGACCTGTGGATTCTGCCTAAAGCTAATCGAGGGGAGCGTCTGCCAGGTCAGTGTTTGTGTTTCACATTTTGTGTGTTCTGTCACATATATCGCACGATTGTATAATTGCAGAGCTGCGTGCAGTCGGCGGAGAGTGTGGATGCTGTTCCCCTGATGGCTGCATATGGGGAGCTACAGGATGGCGAGGGGGAAAGCGAGAAGAGCTACCAGGCGGGCACTGTTAGCATTGGGCCGGACGACATAAAATTGCTCGAGCCGCCTGGCGAGATGCCGCCGGCGGAGCTACTCAGCACAGACACAACCCCAGCTTCAACGCCAATTAATTTGTACACGCACCAAGAGGTCGTGGTCATCAGCGGTCAGAAGGCGATTTCCGCCGTTGCAGAGCCGGCTATGACAAGCCAACAAAAAGTGTGAGTCTTTGGGCACTTGGGCACTTAGGCACTTGGAACCTTGAGACCTTGAGGTCTGATTAGATTAGTGGTTGATGCCTTGGCATACCCGTTTTCTTCCTTAACAGTCCACTAATCAATTTTtgtcattgtttttgtttttgccctATCCCCAAACCAGGCTTGTCCCAAATCCGCCGGACTTGACTAGTTACTATGAAGTCTACGATAAACGGATTGCTGCACCCAAGCAATCGTCGCCACGCGATATTCCGTGGGAGCAGATGTTTGGAAGCGGCTTCAATTGCCGTTTCTTAACCAGCCTAATGCAGACACTAAACCAGCAGGTAATTACCGAAAGAATCTAAAGAAAGGCAGGCtccaaccgaaccgaaccgaatcgaatcaaatcaaTGTATCTTTCAGGATCGGGCCAATTGCTCGGGAGTGTCCAAGCTGTGGCACTTGTGCTCCCGTGACGCTGAAGTATGGAAATCAGTTTCGCTTCGCGGCACAAAGGTCAACAATTGGCCAGCTTTGGTGCGTGAGATGGCACGCAACGGCACACGCGAACTCGACATGATGGGCGCGATCATACCCACTAGCGGTACCCTCGTCGCTGGGGACATGCGCGTGCTGACGGATATGCGCTCGGTGCGCACCGATCATGTGAAAGCTGACTTCCTGCACCAGATCTTCCGTAGCTTGCCTCAACTTGAGAAGCTGATGTGCACTTGCGTCAGCTCGTCCCTCAACATGACCGACATCGATAAGATCGAAAACCTGTATGAGCTGCGCGTTCGCATGACCGATACGAAGGCATCGATCATCGGTCTGCCCCTCGTAGGCAAACTGACGCACCTGTGCGTCCTGGGCCTGCGCGGCGTTAAGAATTTGGGTAGCTTGCTGTTTCTAAGGGATCTACCCAATCTGGAGACTCTGATTATGGGCTACTGCCAGAGCATGCACCGCCTCCAGCTGGGCAACGAGGTGCTCCCGACACTCACGAAATTGCAGATGTTCCGCATAGAAACGGACCAAAGGAAGAAGACATTGTTCCCAGTCGACGAGATCATGAGGGGACTCGCCCAAGCCGGGGGCGTCCGTCGCCTCGAGCTGGTCAACGTGGATTTGGACGGAAACTTTAGCGATCTGCTGTCCAAGTGTCCCACGGTGgaagagctgctgctgatcccCAAATGCCAGACCAACTCGGCCCTCATGATGCGCGCCGTAATGGATATAagcaaaaatggaaatcaGCTAAAGCTCTTTAAATTGGTGCTCGTCACCCAGCTGCTCACCGCAACGAGCGCCTTGGTCGGCAATCCCGATGTGCCCATGGTCCCCGTAGTCCGTCCTGTGCCCGGTATTCCGCTCAACGATCCCTTGAACATCTGCTCGGATGAATGTCATCAGCAGGGGCATTCCATGTGTGTGGCCGTTTTGCCCTTTGAACGTTTGAAAGCTATAATGGCAGAGATGATGCCGCATTCGTCTCTGTCTGTAGTCACCACGGCCATGGTGGACACACCTTCAATCCAGCTTGAGCGTCTTCCTCCCGATGCTGTGGTCTCGACACCAACATTGACCCTGAACTTTTgagccaaacaaaataatatactGTCGTTTCTTAACCAGAACAACCCCTCCCCAACCCACCAAACCAACGGAATACACCTTCATCAGAGAAAGTCAAGACTGAGTCTTTGAGAGCCATCACAAACACACGGATTAACACAAGTTAAAGAGTTTAACAATTATACTAAGAAAGTATTAGGACGCTTTATTTTACGTTATCGTACTTCATGTATCGTAGCTGCCAAGTGGCTACAAATGGaaatttagttttagtttattttgatttttgcatTACATTTTGGATTAACTTAGTTTAAGGCGCGTTTCAAACGTCGCACTGAACGCGGCACTGAAGTGAAAAAATTAACTGATGACCACACCGCGAAACCCGCATACACAAGAGAAGAAAGTGTAGTCGCGCTCGTTTAGTTTAGATATAACTATTACTGTTTCAATTTAATTCGATGTGTAGTACCATAGTGTACTCTCCTACCTACCACAATGgaaagatatattttttttttttttttttgatattaCGATTGATCGCCAAAAAGAAGTTCACTAAACTGAAAGATAATCAAAAGGGGCTTGGCATTCCAAAGGAAACACATGCCAGCCGTGGAAGAGACGATTGACTGGAATCGAACAAAACAATAGACTATATTCATAGGTATAGACTTTGATTTTGTAGTGTTAAGCCCTTCAGTctgttaattaatttcaagGACAGCCGCAGCACAGCCATATCTGGACTGCATATCTGCACTGCGACTTGCTGGCTGACCTTTGAGCACGAATATATTACCATTAAAATCTGTGTGAGTTTCTCCGAACTACAACTGTGTTTAACTTGGTTTCGGCTCCACGAGATAAAGGCCATGACTCCCTCACAGATTGACATCGCGTAAATTTTATTGGTCTATGATAAAAACTATTCCGTTTGGGGTTTATTTAAAATCGTACTTGCCCTAGCTGGAGGTTTTGGTGGTGATTCCATTCCATATTCGTTTGGCTTTCGAAATTTGGAAGAAAAActacaaaatttaaatggaTCAACGGTGGTTGCTCGGCGCCTTAGAGCCCCTCATTTTGTTAAGCGTCGTCATGGCTGCAGCCACCAACTGGCGGGAGCCAGTTACCAAGACATCGACTTCACTCTGCTGGCCATACTTGGTGCGGACGTGTTCAAAGCATGAGTTGACCGAGAGGGTAATATGGGAGGTGTCCTTCTTTCCGTTCTCCTCGCAGAGACGACACCAGGCTCTGGCGTTGTTCTTTGCccgctgcagctcctgcttgTCGTCCCAGACCATGGCCGCGGATAGCTCCTCGGCTACGATCTCGCCCTCGAAGAAACTGGGGCATGGCACAAAGCAGGCCTCATCGAAGCGCACTTTGAAGCGAAGGATCGCTAGAAGATCCTTGGCATTGAACTCGTTCCCCCTACTGTACAGCAGAATCTTTGGCGAGCGACTGGCCCGAGTGCCGGCATAGAACCACTCCCTGCAGGCCATCATCGATTCGACAGAATCAGCCGTGTCCAAATAGACATTCAAGCTGTCCTGTCTGATCACATCGAAATGTCCCGCCGGCTGGAAGCTGCCAATCCCGCGGACCGCACCCTGAGACAATTTAACTGTATTTGTATCCAATCCCACCACAAACTCCGGCTTGTGGCGCCTGAGATAGTCGCACGCC
The sequence above is a segment of the Drosophila pseudoobscura strain MV-25-SWS-2005 chromosome X, UCI_Dpse_MV25, whole genome shotgun sequence genome. Coding sequences within it:
- the LOC4815726 gene encoding uncharacterized protein isoform X3, which produces MAESEVQAVAGAPAEPASPDADTPMSTSPSPSSRTEKTHPSVQLTTTATKTTTTTTSSCLNITTTVSSTSTVRPVTPLTTLPTPTTPPSPTFSPTAPANNNSNHSLENISNNSSVASSTSISEPEPPPTTTAIASQQQQTATDLDKKDEAVISAGTSPVSLSGSSNPLSRKRPRSSIKTKDHDDLSKNKKRNRGPPPRLICADDDDPEEVLAPATTNRRKSVYSETGKKPKPNIFDELYRVPFKYGWTREVVIPRPTTNRSNHIFYTSPSGKKCRKIGDIIPMLDGQLTKEHFIFGTQILGAEPQYETVRQALSREEHIAALNERRKSTAADKTNDKQKRRQTIGAESHSKLQAEAGKAAFGKRLKSIDDFLSMADESMTRPALEPVKPFALEPMKLLAAKVVEAPVMGKRIPKPKLPKGAGSVPEGWTATMAVKGNARLLAAAINGNARAAASSTVTSSSCAAPVRQETRKTCGFCLKLIEGSVCQSCVQSAESVDAVPLMAAYGELQDGEGESEKSYQAGTVSIGPDDIKLLEPPGEMPPAELLSTDTTPASTPINLYTHQEVVVISGQKAISAVAEPAMTSQQKVLVPNPPDLTSYYEVYDKRIAAPKQSSPRDIPWEQMFGSGFNCRFLTSLMQTLNQQDRANCSGVSKLWHLCSRDAEVWKSVSLRGTKVNNWPALVREMARNGTRELDMMGAIIPTSGTLVAGDMRVLTDMRSVRTDHVKADFLHQIFRSLPQLEKLMCTCVSSSLNMTDIDKIENLYELRVRMTDTKASIIGLPLVGKLTHLCVLGLRGVKNLGSLLFLRDLPNLETLIMGYCQSMHRLQLGNEVLPTLTKLQMFRIETDQRKKTLFPVDEIMRGLAQAGGVRRLELVNVDLDGNFSDLLSKCPTVEELLLIPKCQTNSALMMRAVMDISKNGNQLKLFKLVLVTQLLTATSALVGNPDVPMVPVVRPVPGIPLNDPLNICSDECHQQGHSMCVAVLPFERLKAIMAEMMPHSSLSVVTTAMVDTPSIQLERLPPDAVVSTPTLTLNF
- the LOC4815726 gene encoding uncharacterized protein isoform X2; this translates as MSSHDEIPGTSNDRKSRSKRRDKSQSRSSNSSSGTMPSPSGNFGRRPENRPSNGVNGSRMVDRVLVANAFAAEMSANESNSSPNSEYNVNGPLKLAKGNNDKKHKKKNKKSKEDRKPTNTGLKGYSGTNPSLSYMQQGMLDDSEEETRDEAVISAGTSPVSLSGSSNPLSRKRPRSSIKTKDHDDLSKNKKRNRGPPPRLICADDDDPEEVLAPATTNRRKSVYSETGKKPKPNIFDELYRVPFKYGWTREVVIPRPTTNRSNHIFYTSPSGKKCRKIGDIIPMLDGQLTKEHFIFGTQILGAEPQYETVRQALSREEHIAALNERRKSTAADKTNDKQKRRQTIGAESHSKLQAEAGKAAFGKRLKSIDDFLSMADESMTRPALEPVKPFALEPMKLLAAKVVEAPVMGKRIPKPKLPKGAGSVPEGWTATMAVKGNARLLAAAINGNARAAASSTVTSSSCAAPVRQETRKTCGFCLKLIEGSVCQSCVQSAESVDAVPLMAAYGELQDGEGESEKSYQAGTVSIGPDDIKLLEPPGEMPPAELLSTDTTPASTPINLYTHQEVVVISGQKAISAVAEPAMTSQQKVLVPNPPDLTSYYEVYDKRIAAPKQSSPRDIPWEQMFGSGFNCRFLTSLMQTLNQQDRANCSGVSKLWHLCSRDAEVWKSVSLRGTKVNNWPALVREMARNGTRELDMMGAIIPTSGTLVAGDMRVLTDMRSVRTDHVKADFLHQIFRSLPQLEKLMCTCVSSSLNMTDIDKIENLYELRVRMTDTKASIIGLPLVGKLTHLCVLGLRGVKNLGSLLFLRDLPNLETLIMGYCQSMHRLQLGNEVLPTLTKLQMFRIETDQRKKTLFPVDEIMRGLAQAGGVRRLELVNVDLDGNFSDLLSKCPTVEELLLIPKCQTNSALMMRAVMDISKNGNQLKLFKLVLVTQLLTATSALVGNPDVPMVPVVRPVPGIPLNDPLNICSDECHQQGHSMCVAVLPFERLKAIMAEMMPHSSLSVVTTAMVDTPSIQLERLPPDAVVSTPTLTLNF
- the LOC4815726 gene encoding uncharacterized protein isoform X1, which gives rise to MSSHDEIPGTSNDRKSRSKRRDKSQSRSSNSSSGTMPSPSGNFGRRPENRPSNGVNGSRMVDRVLVANAFAAEMSANESNSSPNSEYNVNGPLKLAKGNNDKKHKKKNKKSKEDRKPTNTGLKGYSGTNPSLSYMQQGMLDDSEEETRSPAEIRAICTSGLRVFPREQQTESMAESEVQAVAGAPAEPASPDADTPMSTSPSPSSRTEKTHPSVQLTTTATKTTTTTTSSCLNITTTVSSTSTVRPVTPLTTLPTPTTPPSPTFSPTAPANNNSNHSLENISNNSSVASSTSISEPEPPPTTTAIASQQQQTATDLDKKDEAVISAGTSPVSLSGSSNPLSRKRPRSSIKTKDHDDLSKNKKRNRGPPPRLICADDDDPEEVLAPATTNRRKSVYSETGKKPKPNIFDELYRVPFKYGWTREVVIPRPTTNRSNHIFYTSPSGKKCRKIGDIIPMLDGQLTKEHFIFGTQILGAEPQYETVRQALSREEHIAALNERRKSTAADKTNDKQKRRQTIGAESHSKLQAEAGKAAFGKRLKSIDDFLSMADESMTRPALEPVKPFALEPMKLLAAKVVEAPVMGKRIPKPKLPKGAGSVPEGWTATMAVKGNARLLAAAINGNARAAASSTVTSSSCAAPVRQETRKTCGFCLKLIEGSVCQSCVQSAESVDAVPLMAAYGELQDGEGESEKSYQAGTVSIGPDDIKLLEPPGEMPPAELLSTDTTPASTPINLYTHQEVVVISGQKAISAVAEPAMTSQQKVLVPNPPDLTSYYEVYDKRIAAPKQSSPRDIPWEQMFGSGFNCRFLTSLMQTLNQQDRANCSGVSKLWHLCSRDAEVWKSVSLRGTKVNNWPALVREMARNGTRELDMMGAIIPTSGTLVAGDMRVLTDMRSVRTDHVKADFLHQIFRSLPQLEKLMCTCVSSSLNMTDIDKIENLYELRVRMTDTKASIIGLPLVGKLTHLCVLGLRGVKNLGSLLFLRDLPNLETLIMGYCQSMHRLQLGNEVLPTLTKLQMFRIETDQRKKTLFPVDEIMRGLAQAGGVRRLELVNVDLDGNFSDLLSKCPTVEELLLIPKCQTNSALMMRAVMDISKNGNQLKLFKLVLVTQLLTATSALVGNPDVPMVPVVRPVPGIPLNDPLNICSDECHQQGHSMCVAVLPFERLKAIMAEMMPHSSLSVVTTAMVDTPSIQLERLPPDAVVSTPTLTLNF